One Pedomonas mirosovicensis genomic region harbors:
- a CDS encoding IclR family transcriptional regulator — translation MRQRTSIDSSKTGEKKSADTSRAPSGSQTLLRGLDVLEGVAEGPISLGELAAHLGLTRSTTHRLANALTERRYLTFVPGRGYQLGPKLLELGFQAQQQADLVQIAHPWLEVLAQQSEDTVHLGVRDGDSALYLDKIPGRRRIVISSRVGDRHPLTSTGLGKALLLDEEPSRWQELFELEKRKVKPSVDYKTWLKRMTGYVDAGRTFDLEENEDQIRCVAAPIRDASGRILGAISVSSAAQYMDDDRMAALSQEVVGTANSISRELGWNPEKQAQAARGRPKR, via the coding sequence ATGAGACAACGCACGTCAATCGATAGCAGCAAGACCGGCGAGAAAAAGTCCGCCGATACGTCGCGCGCACCGTCCGGCAGCCAGACCCTGCTGCGGGGCCTGGATGTGCTGGAAGGCGTTGCGGAAGGCCCCATCTCGCTCGGGGAGCTTGCCGCGCACCTGGGGCTCACCCGCAGCACCACCCACCGGCTCGCCAATGCTCTGACCGAGCGGCGCTATCTCACCTTCGTGCCCGGGCGCGGCTACCAGCTCGGCCCCAAGCTGCTGGAGCTGGGCTTTCAGGCGCAGCAGCAGGCAGACCTGGTGCAGATCGCCCACCCGTGGCTCGAGGTGCTGGCCCAGCAGTCGGAAGACACGGTGCACCTGGGCGTGCGCGACGGCGACAGCGCCCTCTACCTCGACAAGATTCCGGGCCGTCGCCGCATCGTCATCAGCAGCCGCGTGGGCGACCGGCACCCCCTCACCTCCACCGGCCTCGGCAAGGCGCTGCTGCTCGATGAAGAGCCGTCGCGCTGGCAGGAGCTGTTCGAGCTGGAAAAGCGCAAGGTGAAGCCCTCGGTCGATTACAAAACCTGGCTGAAGCGCATGACCGGCTATGTGGACGCCGGGCGCACCTTCGACCTGGAGGAAAACGAGGACCAGATCCGCTGTGTCGCCGCGCCCATCCGTGATGCCAGCGGCCGCATCTTAGGTGCGATCAGCGTCTCCAGCGCCGCGCAGTATATGGATGACGACCGCATGGCGGCGCTGTCGCAAGAGGTGGTCGGCACCGCCAATTCCATCAGCCGCGAACTCGGGTGGAACCCGGAGAAGCAGGCGCAGGCCGCGCGCGGGCGGCCCAAACGATAG
- a CDS encoding SDR family NAD(P)-dependent oxidoreductase, with product MTKLLEGKTVLITGASGGIGRAAAIGAAQHGADVAINYAGNDAGAESAVAEIEALGQRAIAVKGDVAEPETAQDFIARAVEAFGKVDVFVNNAGICPFHAFLDMPVDTFERTMRVNLHGAYYMVQAAANQMVKQGHGGAIIAVSSISALVGGEYQTHYTPTKAGVHSLMQSAAIALGKHGIRCNSVLPGTILTDINKEDLADEAKRKYMEGRVPLGRLGQPEDLAGPIVFLASDLAQYVTGAALLVDGGAFVNLQ from the coding sequence TTGACCAAGCTGCTCGAAGGCAAGACCGTTCTCATCACCGGCGCATCCGGCGGCATCGGCCGGGCCGCCGCCATCGGCGCGGCGCAGCACGGCGCGGATGTGGCGATCAACTACGCGGGCAATGATGCTGGCGCGGAATCGGCGGTCGCCGAGATCGAGGCGCTCGGGCAGCGCGCCATCGCGGTGAAGGGCGATGTCGCCGAGCCGGAGACGGCGCAGGACTTCATCGCCCGCGCGGTCGAGGCCTTCGGCAAGGTGGACGTGTTCGTCAACAACGCCGGCATCTGCCCCTTCCACGCCTTCCTCGACATGCCGGTCGACACCTTCGAGCGCACCATGCGGGTGAACCTGCACGGGGCCTATTACATGGTGCAGGCCGCCGCCAACCAGATGGTCAAACAAGGCCACGGCGGCGCCATCATCGCCGTCAGCTCCATCTCGGCACTCGTCGGCGGCGAGTACCAGACCCACTATACCCCCACCAAGGCGGGCGTGCACTCGCTCATGCAGTCCGCCGCCATCGCGCTCGGCAAGCACGGCATCCGCTGCAACTCCGTGCTGCCCGGCACCATCCTCACCGACATCAACAAGGAAGACCTCGCCGACGAGGCCAAGCGCAAATACATGGAAGGCCGCGTGCCGCTCGGCCGCCTCGGCCAGCCGGAAGACCTCGCCGGACCCATCGTCTTCCTCGCCTCCGACCTCGCCCAATACGTCACCGGCGCAGCCCTGCTGGTGGACGGCGGCGCGTTCGTGAACTTGCAGTGA